From the genome of Hippoglossus stenolepis isolate QCI-W04-F060 chromosome 13, HSTE1.2, whole genome shotgun sequence:
TGTTTAAACGTGTCTGTAATGTGTATTTGGACATCGGagtaaaattataattaaatgaaacCAACCATAAGAGGAAAACCTACAAatctaattaaataaaataaactgctgcTCAAACTGAATTTCCAAACCAAGACAAGACCAAATTAATAACACACCGGCAGggccgaggaagaggaggagcgaggCTGGATGTGTGTGGATGAACTGCGATGGTTGCAAACCTTCGACGCCAGCCTCGTGCGGAGAGAAGATCCTGGCGTCTCCGCAGGGCGAGGTGCTGATGTAGAGGTGGAACTGAACATTGTCCTTTAACCTGTAGCCTTCCTTGTCACAGTGCATGAATATGGAATTGTGGTGGTCCTCCTTGGTGTtgctgtgatgaagaaaaacatggcgGATTCAAATCAGGGCTGACAAACACCACTAAAACTGTACTGGTTTCATTGGAGCTCATTCAACCGGACATGAAATGGGTTGAAGAGCAGTGTCAATACATATGTTAGACTATCTATACAAGAAAACTTCCCAACATATACAACGACAATCGTAACACTGTCCTGTGATTGtagagaaaacatttcacattgttTACTGACCTGAGGAAGAACTCCAGCTGAGAGTAGAGGTATCTGATGAGCGAGCGTCGGGCGATTATCTCAGCGTGGCAGTCATTGAGTGCCAGGCCGCGGTCACTCATGTACTCACCGTTGATGCATTTGGTTCCTGTGGAGACACAAATGACCTGTGCTTCCTTCACATCTGTCCCTGTTGAGGGGGAAAGAGGACAAAGAGGAGTCGGTCAATGAACGCAAACACTCAAAGTACCTGCTGCCTAAATTGTACTTTTACGCCCCTTGAGAGGTGGgaagtgtttccactgtttccTCTATAACAACAGTGTTATGTGGCTACTGCTGCTGTTATGTTATCTTTTTTAAGGAGGAGGGGGCTCAGTCCTATCTCGTTAAAaacttgtttacttgttttgcaccacaaacacaatcacCCACCTGTTAGTAAAGCTCATACATCACAATTATTACGCTTAACTGATAACGACAGCTCAATGATTAGAACAACAGGCTCTCACAGTGAGTGACGACACTGAAGTACGACGGAGATGATGACCGACTCATTCATGATTCTCATACACTGAAAGGAAAACAATCCTGCAACTGTCCTGTCATATCTCAAAGACCACGCCCTCACAGGGATGGAGACATTACATATTGTTTGGATGGGTTTCCTCTAGAGGAACATTATCAATGTATGTTATTTTATGAAATTAACATCACATAGCAATGTGGTTAATTCTGGAAAAAGAATGTTAAGACTAAATAAGTGGAAAATGTATTAGAGCTAACCTCTAGCTtggatatttttgtttaaataaatatcaagaATTGCTTTAAAGGTTATAATTTTtaggcaaaacaaaaaacaaacacagacttttgtatttcattttttgtatatGTGTCTGGAACCGTTCATATATTActaaaatattagatattatcTAAATATCATTAACACATGTATAACAGTTGTTAGTTGTAGGCGATATGTTAATTATGTTTTAAGTACTTAAAACTGTCAACTGAGTGAACAAGTCTGATGTCTAAAGGCAGagttttccacattttgagGGCGGAAGTAATATCCGCAGCGTGTTTTGTGGGAACGTTGGGAATAGTTACAAGCGCAGCTGGAGGATTGTGAAAGTTGTAGAAGATTATAGAACGATAGGGAGTTTGTGATATAAGAAAGGGTGAAGCCATTTAAATCGAAGGTCTTTAAAATGATGATACAAGATACAGAGAGTCAGTGTAGGTTTCTTAAAACAAGAGACATATGATTAGGGTCGGGCCGAACTCTACACTCTGAAGGGTACCGACAAAATTCCGTTCACGTTAAATCAATCGGTGCCAATCTTCGGTACTTGTGAGCACATCTGGATGAAAGAGTGATGTATACGTGAGTGACAGTAAAAGAGAGAGTATACTGTATGTTAgataaagggagagagagagagcaagaccACGTGACTCACCCCTGGAACGGGATCAAGCCAAGCTCATTTCTGATCAGTGCACACAGTCGAGTGGCGAGTCGAAAGTGATCTCAAGTGTGGTAATTGACGCAGACAACGCTCGATGCAATATTTGTAAAGCAAAATTCAAAGCTGGCCAAGgcaacaaacataaaatatatcTCAAAACTGAGGAGTACCGTGTTTGACAGCCTGAAAGCTAAGTCCCCTGCTGTAGCTAACGTTTTGGGGTAATCTCTCCTCATGGAAAGATCAGGAGGAGCCGAAAATTAAGCCTTTTGAGTTGGGTTTTTACAGGTTCAGTCGTAAAAGTGCTTGTGCTTTAAGAAGATGCCAGATTCTAAGGAGGAACTTacaatgaaaagtgtttttaaggATGTTTCTGAAAAGTGCTCTCTTAAAGCTCGGCTGGAAAAGGGTCAGGGGAGCAAGTGGAGAGTTTCATAATGGAGACAGTTTTGAAAACTGAGTAAAAGTTCTTGTATTTCACCGTAAATATGATGGTACACAAAGCCGTAAAAGTTCTAATCATAAAtgttgtataaatatgtatttatgcaTTACTGAAGGGAGATTATTAGACTTTACACAACATGACACACTCAAAAAATTTACTGTCAGTGTTGAATCTGACCATAAAAAAAGCACCAACCGTCTCCTCCCCTGAAATTTACCTGTTGTCATGACGACTCCCGCTAGGACTTTCCGTCGCGCATGGGGGGAGGTGAAGTTTTCTGTCAGCTCACTGAACTTATCCACCACCAGGCGAGAGACGGCATCCGCCAgaacctggaaacacacacacacacacacacacacacagagacacagacacacacacacacagacacacaaacagcaagaCGAACACAcgcacccacgcacacacacaggagcttGTGTCAGATGTGTCAGCTTACAAAGCGCGTCTGATGTTATCCTCCCCTAGAGCACCATGTACCTGTCACAGTGTTCGAATTCAGCTCCAAACAAGAGTCAGAGTGTTGAAACGGCAACAAGCAAAACTAGGTTGACCCCCTGAGGTATACCTAACTGTCTTTCAAGCAGCGCTGTTTCAGTCTGACAGTTATAATTTACCATCTGCCTTCTGGAAGTGAATCACAAAAGGCAAAAAAGTAGACACGTAAGAACTTCACACGGCTGAACTTAATACATATTTTGTCTTGGACAGCCAGCTCCTCTCGCTGGCTCTTTATCCATTGCTAATGTGCTGGCAAATGACGATAACCAAGAGGATAGATGACGGCTGGGTGACCACAAATTAAAGAGATTAGTCCAGTATACTTCCCTGCTACTTTGGAGTCACCCACTCGTAGCCAGatcatttgaattttgaatgCAGAGGTCTTTTATGGGGTGGAAATGAATGTTAATCTCTCGAGGTGCCGAAGGAGTGATAGTACAGAGTTCTAATTTTGGGACAAAAAACACATATGACCGAAAAATGTTCCTTTCAAGAATAATACATATTTCCCTCATTTCTTGTCATGGTATTTCTGAAAGGTCTTCGATGGATTTGATGTTTTGATCACTGATAAGTAAAGTTTACAGCAATCGCAACAGAATCCAACCATTTGTCCCCATTAGTGCCGTTCCAGATTGAAACGGGCTGTAGAAATTAAACACAACGTGAGAGAATATTAATGCTGTAGTTAGTGGGGGTGCTATCATTAAATTGGGGGGGCTTGTCAAATAAATCTGTTGACAAGTGGATAGAGTGAGTAAAGAAAGATAAAACGGCTTTGAGAAGGGGACAGTGGTGTCGTGCTGATTAGGTTTGCTGACTCTGTTatctcctctcacacactgacatggcTCCGACAGTCACCACTAAAGTGGCATCTGAAGCGACCATCGGGCTTTAGTCCCTGCAAACGTGATGTGACTGAGGTTTTATTGATAACCTATGAGAAGATGACAGATGGAGCAGTTTggactgactgtatataaagacggacgacatggcagctccccaaACGCGAAGACAGAGTGTCTAAAttgcccccctggtggctgcctgaagtataggtcattaatcctgtctcctccatgttagtagatagAACATggagcaaattaaaaagtcataaTGCACTTAAAATAAATTCTCCATCCCCCCAgctgctactgcacagactccagaCTCCAAATGTCATcgacacaagatggcagcattcgtatcAGAGATATCTTGGCTTAAtttttggacagtgggaggaagtggggatgcgtcgtccatctcaGGGTTCACAGTAATAATTTTGTGTTTAGTTCTGGAGAGATCTTCCATCAGAGCTTAGcatgatgatataaaaaaaaggctTTGGAAGTATTATCCATTAAAGAGAAGGGTTTAATGGGTCTGACTGTTTGAGCCGTAACTACTTCATCCATAACAGAATATAGATATGGACTAGGCACTAGAATTCCGATTATCATCATTACAAATATTATATCTGTACTGTGTAAAAATGTTATCTTAAAGAGATTAAATCTTTCACTCCAATCAGTCTTTGTGGTTTCATCATCTGTCACTCTTGACTCTTTCAAATTTTAATTAGTGTTTCAAGGTCATGTAATGAAAGAATTAGTTATCATGTCTATGCATTGGTTTTACTATTACTCCCTGAGAAAGAAAGACTGTGACACCTATTGATGGACATTGAGGTGCTCAGGAAAGATCTTTTAAAATTTAGCTTCAACCAAAGCATGTTtaaattttcatatttttcaacGAGTACCAACAGAATCTTATGTGAGTGAGTCAGCTTGACTCAGGATTCattcacatgaaaacaagcCTTTTGACAAAAGGTTTCCTTGACTCATTCAATTCAGGGAACAGTGTGGtcaaaaatattcatattttaaggtCTGCTACACCTTTACTTGTTCAGTCAACATGGAAACTCAGTGACTTTACTGAAGAAAATACTGACGCAAATCGTTTTGAATGCACTGACTGAGGTAAGCATAACACATGATTAAATAATCCTGCAGTCCAAATTACTGATCATCTTTGAAAAATTAAATAGTTGAGATTTTATTGTGGTTCAGAAGTTCTCTATGAAAAGTGATATCTTACCTGCGGTAGGTGAAGCTGCAATCCCTCACTTGGTATGGGTTGCCGGGATGGTGTCTGGTCTAGCTGCATGTTGAAGAGAGCTGAAAGGGCGGCTTGCGCTGCCCGGGCTTTAGCCAGCTTCTTGTTGCGCCCTGAGCCTTCAAACGTCTGTGCATCCACTGTTACTGACATCACAAAATTCTTGGCGTGACTCTCCCCGCTCTCTGAGACAAAGTCATATTTGAGGCCTGGCCTGAGCTCATTGAGTATCATGACTGGGTTTTTGCCACTGGAGGGCGAGCTGAATGCTGATGGAGGGGGCAATGGGGGCTGGACAAGGTTGCTGCCAGGCGGTGTGGGCAGTGGATACTCCCCTAGTGAGTTTATGGAGCTGGTACCATTGGAGCCTAGATAGAAGGAGTCTTCCGGTGCAGCGGGGGTCTCAAAGCCGTTGAAGAGCATGTCTGGGAAGTCAGCTTGGTCAGATGTAAAGTCTGTGTTCACGGTCAGGGTTCGACCCATGGCCAGGTGGGCCTCAGAAGCATTGGGGAACTGGACGAAGGAACGCAGCGCCTTCTCAGCTGCATTCAGTTTAGCCTTCTTCTTTGTGGGGCCCATGCCCTCAAACATCTGTCCATTGACCTCCACAGTCATTACAAAAACTGGTGCATGGACTGGTCCTGTCTGAGACAGCAGTTTGTACTGGAGACCCGGTTTGATTTCGTTCAGCTGCATCAGCGCATTCTTGGGCAGGACCGGCCCTGGTGTTTTCTTGCGCTTCTTTGCCCGGAACTTGGAGTGTGTGTGCCCATTGTTTCCCTCCTCTAGGGGGCGCTTTCGACTGCTCAGCCCGCTTCCATTTGGCAGCTGTTCAGCCACTCCCAGCCCATCTTTGCAGGACACGTTGTCCAGGTTTCGGTTTTCCTTAACATCGGTGCTGCTTGAACCTGCGGTGCCCAGAAAGAGTAACTTACAACGCCTTCGTTGCAGGATCTTGTAAATGCAAAATTTATAGATTCCTTTATCACTCTTTGGAACTGAACCAATGATTTGTGTTCCTTTATCACAGCAAGAGAAATtggctttttaatttaattgaacatCTTAACCTAAAGTCTACTGATATTACTGGAAATAGTAAAACATCATCAatcaatatattgtttttatagaGATGGTgtccaacatgtttttaattttgaaattaaactttttatatagttttattaaaaaattgCAATAATGTAGGCCCTGTTATTGTCATGGTCACGCTAAAGTGGGAGAATTATGTGGTACTGGTACAGGCTTCACGGTGTTATGGGTctcaaacataaatgcacagaacacaccttcacacacacacacacacacccacacacccacacacacacacacacacacacacacacacacacacacacacacacacacacacacacacacacacacacacacacacacacacacacacacacactttcatcatCTATCCACAAATTTATAATCTCTCGAGTGCCTATAAAGAAATTGGGTACATTCGAAGTGTTCAGTTTCCAACTGCGGTTTCTGAAATATACTGTACAGAGGGGAACACATATCACTGAATCCAGTTAGCAAAGTGGATGGAATATTGGCAAAAATTTTCATTTATAACATCCTTCAGCAAAGGCTTGATAGGTTACTCCTTGCGGTACTCAGGAGAAAGAGAGGCCGCAGTGTGCATGAGTGGGATTGTAGGTTGGGTTGAGGGAGTGCAGGGGAGGAGTG
Proteins encoded in this window:
- the adarb1b gene encoding double-stranded RNA-specific editase 1 isoform X2, which translates into the protein MALLTSGTQNLDSYYCLIRRRFKRRRKKRSERKGAAGARLLSGQNKPVAMDVDEEENMSSSSTDVKENRNLDNVSCKDGLGVAEQLPNGSGLSSRKRPLEEGNNGHTHSKFRAKKRKKTPGPVLPKNALMQLNEIKPGLQYKLLSQTGPVHAPVFVMTVEVNGQMFEGMGPTKKKAKLNAAEKALRSFVQFPNASEAHLAMGRTLTVNTDFTSDQADFPDMLFNGFETPAAPEDSFYLGSNGTSSINSLGEYPLPTPPGSNLVQPPLPPPSAFSSPSSGKNPVMILNELRPGLKYDFVSESGESHAKNFVMSVTVDAQTFEGSGRNKKLAKARAAQAALSALFNMQLDQTPSRQPIPSEGLQLHLPQVLADAVSRLVVDKFSELTENFTSPHARRKVLAGVVMTTGTDVKEAQVICVSTGTKCINGEYMSDRGLALNDCHAEIIARRSLIRYLYSQLEFFLSNTKEDHHNSIFMHCDKEGYRLKDNVQFHLYISTSPCGDARIFSPHEAGVEDQGDRHPNRKARGQLRTKIESGEGTIPVRSSNTIQTWDGVLQGERLLTMSCSDKIARWNVLGLQGSLMSYFSEPIYFSSIILGSLYHADHLSRAMYQRIADIEDLPQQFTLNRPLLSGISNAEARQPGKAPNFSVNWTVGDQALEVINATTGKDDMGRASRLCKHVLYSRWVRLHAKLSSMLRIKVLKPSSYHEAKEAATEYHSAKLALIKAFHKAGLGAWVKKPIEQDQFSLGS
- the adarb1b gene encoding double-stranded RNA-specific editase 1 isoform X1, encoding MALLTSGTQNLDSYYCLIRRRFKRRRKKRSERKGAAGARLLSGQNKPVAMDVDEEENMSSSSTDVKENRNLDNVSCKDGLGVAEQLPNGSGLSSRKRPLEEGNNGHTHSKFRAKKRKKTPGPVLPKNALMQLNEIKPGLQYKLLSQTGPVHAPVFVMTVEVNGQMFEGMGPTKKKAKLNAAEKALRSFVQFPNASEAHLAMGRTLTVNTDFTSDQADFPDMLFNGFETPAAPEDSFYLGSNGTSSINSLGEYPLPTPPGSNLVQPPLPPPSAFSSPSSGKNPVMILNELRPGLKYDFVSESGESHAKNFVMSVTVDAQTFEGSGRNKKLAKARAAQAALSALFNMQLDQTPSRQPIPSEGLQLHLPQVLADAVSRLVVDKFSELTENFTSPHARRKVLAGVVMTTGTDVKEAQVICVSTGTKCINGEYMSDRGLALNDCHAEIIARRSLIRYLYSQLEFFLSNTKEDHHNSIFMHCDKEGYRLKDNVQFHLYISTSPCGDARIFSPHEAGVEGLQPSQFIHTHPASLLLFLGPADQGDRHPNRKARGQLRTKIESGEGTIPVRSSNTIQTWDGVLQGERLLTMSCSDKIARWNVLGLQGSLMSYFSEPIYFSSIILGSLYHADHLSRAMYQRIADIEDLPQQFTLNRPLLSGISNAEARQPGKAPNFSVNWTVGDQALEVINATTGKDDMGRASRLCKHVLYSRWVRLHAKLSSMLRIKVLKPSSYHEAKEAATEYHSAKLALIKAFHKAGLGAWVKKPIEQDQFSLGS
- the adarb1b gene encoding double-stranded RNA-specific editase 1 isoform X3; this translates as MDVDEEENMSSSSTDVKENRNLDNVSCKDGLGVAEQLPNGSGLSSRKRPLEEGNNGHTHSKFRAKKRKKTPGPVLPKNALMQLNEIKPGLQYKLLSQTGPVHAPVFVMTVEVNGQMFEGMGPTKKKAKLNAAEKALRSFVQFPNASEAHLAMGRTLTVNTDFTSDQADFPDMLFNGFETPAAPEDSFYLGSNGTSSINSLGEYPLPTPPGSNLVQPPLPPPSAFSSPSSGKNPVMILNELRPGLKYDFVSESGESHAKNFVMSVTVDAQTFEGSGRNKKLAKARAAQAALSALFNMQLDQTPSRQPIPSEGLQLHLPQVLADAVSRLVVDKFSELTENFTSPHARRKVLAGVVMTTGTDVKEAQVICVSTGTKCINGEYMSDRGLALNDCHAEIIARRSLIRYLYSQLEFFLSNTKEDHHNSIFMHCDKEGYRLKDNVQFHLYISTSPCGDARIFSPHEAGVEGLQPSQFIHTHPASLLLFLGPADQGDRHPNRKARGQLRTKIESGEGTIPVRSSNTIQTWDGVLQGERLLTMSCSDKIARWNVLGLQGSLMSYFSEPIYFSSIILGSLYHADHLSRAMYQRIADIEDLPQQFTLNRPLLSGISNAEARQPGKAPNFSVNWTVGDQALEVINATTGKDDMGRASRLCKHVLYSRWVRLHAKLSSMLRIKVLKPSSYHEAKEAATEYHSAKLALIKAFHKAGLGAWVKKPIEQDQFSLGS